Within the Enterobacter bugandensis genome, the region ACGGCGCTGTTAATCATAAATATCGCGTTCATTTCGCCCCCTCGTTAAGCGCCTGCAGAAGCGAAAGATCGCCGACGTCGGTATTAATGGTCAGCTCGCGCTTGCGCCTGCTGGTGCGGGCGATATCGCGGATGTTAACCAGGATCAGCGCTTTGGTCGGGCAGGTCCGCACGCAGGCCGGGCCCTGTTCGTCAAAGCTGCACAGGTCGCACTTCACCGCAATAGCGCGGATGCCGGGCACCCAGTCCAGCAGCGTGCTCACGCGTGCCGGAGCCGGTGGCGCAGGCGGCGCTTTCGGGGTATTGGCGTTCGCCGGGATATGCAGCGGGCGGCTGCCGGAGAATTCAATGGCACCGAACGGGCAGGCGATGCCGCACAGCTTGCAGCTCACGCACAGGCTTTCGTTCAGCTGGACCGCGCCATCGACGCGGGTGATGGCATTGACGGGACAGACGCCCGC harbors:
- a CDS encoding 4Fe-4S dicluster domain-containing protein, producing the protein MNRFVIADSTVCIGCRTCEAACSETHRLHGLQSMPRLRVMRNEKESAPQLCHHCEDAPCAGVCPVNAITRVDGAVQLNESLCVSCKLCGIACPFGAIEFSGSRPLHIPANANTPKAPPAPPAPARVSTLLDWVPGIRAIAVKCDLCSFDEQGPACVRTCPTKALILVNIRDIARTSRRKRELTINTDVGDLSLLQALNEGAK